The following proteins are encoded in a genomic region of Oncorhynchus kisutch isolate 150728-3 linkage group LG18, Okis_V2, whole genome shotgun sequence:
- the gjd4 gene encoding gap junction delta-4 protein — protein MGRQSASEVVFICLNHNITLVGKIWLILMILLRILVLLFAGYPLYQDEQERFVCNTIQPGCANVCYDIFAPISLFRYWLVQLLVLCLPYIIFVIYVIHKVTSRLTVDTTDPSDRVRAEPLYQIQQESFGKMALAKTAGRSQCFTGAYTLHLLFRILLEAGFGVAHYYLFGFYIPRRFLCQQTPCTTQVDCYISRPTEKTVMLNFMLGAGALSLLLNLADLICAIKRSVMQKTKRKMLVEKMYEEEQYYLPSSGGSRGVEANIPLLPQNPVVEPITFRKRGASKSSTADQGAYPHLGEAENTSALRCGSSFSLGHPGANTNGNNLYPAAQEEGPEAEGSEVALCPVEPIGTPRSIRVCKRSRLKPPPPPRRNMCPPTATAAGVPPGTAVCTRRVGQYTLVEMTASDLQSNTSEGQEKRSEWV, from the exons ATGGGCAGACAGAGCGCTTCCGAGGTGGTCTTCATCTGTCTAAACCACAACATAACGCTTGTAG GGAAGATATGGTTGATCCTGATGATTTTACTGAGGATCCTGGTCCTGCTCTTTGCAGGATACCCCCTCTACCAAGATGAACAGGAACGCTTTGTGTGTAACACCATCCAGCCGGGCTGTGCTAACGTCTGCTACGACATCTTCGCTCCTATCTCTCTGTTCCGCTACTGGCTTGTTCAGCTGCTCGTTCTCTGTCTCCCATACATCATCTTCGTTATCTACGTCATCCATAAAGTCACATCACGCCTCACCGTCGACACTACTGACCCCTCAgatagagttagagctgaaccgctCTACCAGATCCAGCAGGAGTCATTCGGGAAGATGGCCCTGGCCAAGACAGCTGGCAGGAGTCAGTGCTTCACAGGAGCATACACCCTCCATCTTCTGTTCAGGATACTGCTGGAGGCCGGGTTCGGGGTGGCCCACTACTACCTGTTTGGGTTCTATATCCCCAGGAGGTTCCTGTGCCAGCAGACTCCCTGCACCACTCAGGTAGACTGCTACATCTCCAGGCCCACGGAGAAGACCGTCATGCTTAACTTTATGCTGGGGGCCGGAGCCCTGTCGTTATTACTCAACTTGGCTGATCTCATCTGCGCCATCAAGCGCTCGGTGATGCAGAAGACCAAAAGGAAGATGTTGGTGGAGAAGATGTACGAGGAGGAGCAGTACTACCTCCCCTCCAGCGGGGGGAGCAGAGGCGTGGAGGCTAACATCCCTCTACTTCCCCAGAACCCGGTGGTGGAACCTATAACCTTCCGGAAGAGAGGGGCCAGTAAGTCCAGCACTGCTGACCAGGGAGCCTATCCCCATCTGGGGGAGGCTGAGAACACCTCTGCCCTTCGCTGTGGCTCTAGTTTCTCCTTGGGGCATCCAGGCGCCAACACCAATGGGAACAACCTCTACCCTGCAGCCCAGGAGGAGGGCCCCGAAGCAGAGGGGAGCGAGGTGGCTCTGTGCCCTGTAGAGCCCATCGGGACACCCAGGTCCATCAGGGTTTGCAAACGCAGTCGCCTCAAACCGCCCCCGCCCCCACGACGGAACATGTGCCCCCCAACGGCAACCGCTGCGGGCGTCCCACCAGGAACAGCGGTGTGCACCAGGAGAGTGGGTCAGTACACCCTGGTAGAG